One part of the Rutidosis leptorrhynchoides isolate AG116_Rl617_1_P2 chromosome 1, CSIRO_AGI_Rlap_v1, whole genome shotgun sequence genome encodes these proteins:
- the LOC139880395 gene encoding auxin-responsive protein IAA12-like, with product MNEVNKNYNMSVDVTSTYPVEIDDDLELGLGLSIGGGGGGLKKKEEASRRLTSQDLMSSCSSTSSSSVNNPNSFIDGAKRIPAIDSVTPNSTSVVGWPPIRKGQWLPLWANRIKLEQDEISKNITNGQHHHHQLTVKVNMDGTLIGRKVDLFAHTSYEMLAQTLEDMFYGIHKPSTDAFGTSRLLNGTSEYVLTYEDRDGDCMLVGDVPWEMFLGSVKRLRILKNPNLQQ from the exons atgaatGAAGTGAACAAGAATTATAATATGTCTGTCGATGTTACTTCAACCTACCCAGTTGAAATTGATGATGATCTTGAATTAGGCTTAGGGTTGAgtattggtggtggtggtggtggtttgaaGAAAAAGGAAGAAGCTTCTAGAAGATTGACTAGTCAAGATTTAATGTCTTCATgctcatctacatcatcttcttctgtCAATAACCCAAATTCATTCATTGATGGTGCTAAAAGAATTCCTGCTATTGATTCTGTCACTCCTAATTCCACAAG TGTGGTTGGATGGCCTCCAATTAGAAAAGGTCAGTGGTTGCCACTCTGGGCTAACCGGATCAAGTTAGAACAAGACGAGATTAGCAAGAACATAACCAAtggtcaacatcatcatcatcagctAACCGTAAAGGTGAATATGGATGGGACCCTAATAGGCCGAAAAGTTGATCTTTTTGCTCATACCTCTTATGAAATGTTAGCCCAAACACTAGAGGACATGTTCTATGGAATACATAAGCCGAGTACTGATGCATTCGGAACATCAAGATTGTTAAACGGAACATCTGAATATGTGCTGACTTATGAAGACAGAGATGGAGATTGTATGCTTGTTGGAGACGTCCCTTGGGA AATGTTTCTTGGCTCCGTAAAAAGACTGCGGATTCTTAAAAATCCCAACTTGCAGCAGTGA